The Streptomyces sp. NBC_00440 genome contains a region encoding:
- a CDS encoding WD40 repeat domain-containing protein — protein MGRPERPLDPAAGQVQRFAHELRTLRSEAGGPTYRAMAADGRYSAPTLSAAASGEKLPSLPVTLAYVAACGADPAEWELRWRQASAAADEPAPDGPGGADDGSPYPGLGRLEPGDHFFGRTDLVADLVRLTGRHRFVAVVGASGSGKSSLLRAGLIPALRTAPALRTAEHPRPAAIRILTPGGQPVRMHAARVVPGGEQSGSAGDGAETGGTLVVVDQFEELFTLCHDPAERAEFIDLLLTGGARVVVAVRADFYGRCAEHRALADALRDATLLVGPMTRAQLREAVVGPATAERLIVERSLTARVVADVADEPGGLPLMAHALREVWRRRRGRTLTVAAYEAVGGVQGAISHTAEEVFTGFTADRARTARALLLRLVAPGDGTQDTRRPVTRAELGTSEETAVVLEQLVAARLLTAGTTTVELAHEALISSWPRLRGWIDEDRERLRLHRRLTDAARMWEELGRDPGALYRGVRLASARETFGPGTRLSVPRTPDPTGDDPITPGPPASDPTESALTAAELTASDLTEADLTASERDFLATSLDAHDAALRTAARTTRRLRGLTVTLAVLLCVAVVAGLTAGRQSRIAAQHADRSEARRVAAAVSALRATDPRTAMRLSVAAWRIADLPETRSALYGAAAQRDLDVFAGPSTEFAADNSDTWRRTSDDGRTLTVIGPAHTERWDVTTHRRLPSYAGLGAYAKRIAAVSPDTRTAVVHVPGGLRVWDLAAGRLTGRTFGGAWKGGGESWFMASGRTYAVNDLRRDLQLWDLRTGRLLLTVPEPHDEVRAVRMSPDDRLMAYCAGGPLQVWDVRRHRKVPVPWAARDLCDTQDFVFTPDSRALAFTMHTGTGQGALRTWDVRSGHEGPRLSVPGLSEAEFSPDGAYAATLTSDEVQLWRLADPAAPVLRRSATGSGLNGITLDMAHRVLRYEESGAGAHALHSVALDSAVGVDRSTRRAPRPRPGPVKVTGPQGQTLTGDRELTDPRTGRTRRVMHGESVLASAAFSPDGRCLAMSDINGRVTLWDGAGTRLLAVLDPGVPSSGAVPGWHVPALAFSADGSRLAVGDKGGGLRMWDTADPGTAGAELPPVDGPVLALAFTPDGSGLRVTTPHTPSRTVELRPVRVAAEVCARAGGGLSPAQWRTYLPSVAYRKTCGGR, from the coding sequence ATGGGGCGTCCGGAGAGGCCACTGGATCCGGCGGCGGGCCAGGTGCAGCGCTTCGCCCACGAGTTGCGCACACTGCGGAGCGAGGCGGGCGGCCCCACCTACCGGGCGATGGCCGCCGACGGGCGGTACTCGGCCCCGACGCTCTCCGCAGCGGCGTCCGGCGAGAAGCTCCCGTCGCTGCCGGTGACGCTCGCCTATGTGGCGGCGTGCGGCGCCGACCCGGCGGAGTGGGAGCTGCGGTGGCGGCAGGCGTCAGCAGCAGCTGATGAGCCCGCACCGGACGGTCCGGGCGGCGCGGACGACGGATCGCCGTATCCGGGGCTGGGGCGCCTCGAACCGGGCGACCACTTCTTCGGCCGGACCGATCTCGTCGCCGACCTTGTCCGGTTGACCGGGCGGCACCGTTTCGTGGCGGTCGTGGGCGCGTCGGGCAGCGGCAAGTCCTCACTGTTGCGGGCCGGTCTGATCCCGGCACTGCGCACGGCCCCGGCACTGCGCACGGCGGAGCACCCCCGTCCTGCGGCGATCCGCATTCTGACGCCGGGCGGACAGCCGGTCCGGATGCACGCCGCGCGGGTCGTGCCGGGCGGCGAGCAGTCCGGAAGCGCGGGCGACGGCGCGGAGACGGGCGGCACCCTCGTCGTGGTCGACCAGTTCGAAGAGCTCTTCACCCTCTGCCACGATCCGGCCGAGCGCGCCGAGTTCATCGATCTGCTGCTGACCGGCGGGGCGCGCGTCGTCGTCGCCGTACGCGCGGACTTCTACGGCCGGTGCGCCGAACACCGGGCACTGGCCGACGCGCTGCGGGACGCGACCCTGCTGGTCGGGCCGATGACCCGGGCGCAGCTGCGGGAGGCCGTCGTCGGCCCGGCGACGGCGGAGCGGCTGATTGTCGAACGGTCGCTGACGGCACGCGTCGTCGCCGATGTCGCGGACGAGCCGGGCGGCCTGCCGCTGATGGCGCACGCCCTGCGGGAAGTGTGGCGCAGGCGGCGCGGCCGGACGCTGACGGTCGCCGCGTACGAGGCGGTCGGCGGGGTGCAGGGCGCGATATCCCACACCGCTGAGGAGGTCTTCACGGGATTCACCGCCGACCGGGCCCGTACGGCACGTGCGTTGCTGTTGCGGCTGGTGGCCCCCGGCGACGGCACCCAGGACACCCGGCGCCCGGTCACCCGCGCCGAGCTGGGGACCTCGGAGGAGACCGCCGTTGTACTGGAACAGCTGGTCGCAGCACGCCTGTTGACCGCGGGGACCACGACCGTGGAACTGGCCCACGAGGCACTGATCAGCTCCTGGCCCCGGCTGCGGGGCTGGATCGACGAGGACCGCGAACGCCTGCGGCTGCACCGCCGGCTGACGGATGCGGCCCGCATGTGGGAGGAGCTGGGGCGGGATCCGGGTGCGCTGTACCGGGGGGTGCGGCTGGCATCGGCGCGGGAGACGTTCGGGCCCGGAACGCGCCTGTCCGTGCCCCGCACACCTGATCCCACCGGGGACGATCCGATCACACCTGGTCCCCCCGCATCCGATCCCACCGAGTCCGCTCTCACCGCAGCTGAACTCACCGCGTCCGATCTCACCGAAGCTGATCTCACCGCGTCCGAGCGGGACTTCCTCGCCACGAGCCTCGACGCGCACGACGCCGCCCTGCGTACGGCGGCCCGCACCACCCGCAGGCTGCGCGGCCTGACCGTCACGCTCGCCGTCCTGCTCTGTGTCGCGGTCGTCGCGGGTCTGACAGCCGGCCGGCAGAGCCGGATCGCCGCACAGCACGCGGACCGGTCCGAGGCACGGCGGGTGGCAGCGGCCGTCTCCGCCCTGCGGGCGACCGACCCCCGCACGGCCATGCGGCTCAGCGTGGCGGCCTGGCGGATCGCCGATCTCCCGGAGACCCGCAGCGCGCTGTACGGGGCTGCCGCCCAGCGCGACCTGGATGTGTTCGCCGGCCCTTCGACGGAGTTCGCGGCGGACAACAGCGACACCTGGCGCCGGACGAGCGACGACGGCCGCACCCTGACGGTCATCGGCCCGGCGCACACCGAGCGGTGGGACGTGACCACGCACCGCCGGCTGCCGTCCTACGCGGGGCTCGGGGCGTACGCGAAACGGATCGCCGCGGTCAGCCCGGACACCAGGACCGCCGTGGTGCACGTCCCGGGCGGGCTGCGGGTGTGGGATCTGGCGGCGGGACGGCTGACCGGCCGGACCTTCGGAGGTGCGTGGAAGGGGGGCGGCGAAAGCTGGTTCATGGCGAGCGGGCGGACCTACGCCGTCAACGACCTGAGGCGCGACCTCCAGTTGTGGGACCTGCGCACCGGGCGTCTGCTGCTCACCGTCCCGGAACCGCACGACGAGGTGCGTGCGGTCCGGATGAGCCCGGACGACCGGCTGATGGCGTACTGCGCGGGCGGGCCGCTCCAGGTCTGGGACGTCCGCCGGCACCGGAAGGTGCCGGTGCCGTGGGCGGCGCGCGATCTGTGCGACACCCAGGACTTCGTGTTCACACCGGACAGCAGGGCGCTGGCCTTCACGATGCACACAGGAACAGGGCAGGGGGCGCTCCGCACCTGGGACGTACGGTCCGGGCACGAGGGCCCGCGCCTCTCCGTACCCGGCCTGTCCGAGGCGGAGTTCAGCCCGGACGGCGCGTACGCGGCGACCCTCACCAGCGACGAGGTCCAGCTCTGGCGGCTCGCCGACCCGGCCGCACCGGTGCTGCGCCGGTCGGCGACGGGTTCAGGACTCAACGGGATCACCCTGGACATGGCGCACCGGGTCCTGCGGTACGAGGAGAGCGGCGCGGGCGCCCATGCCCTGCACTCCGTCGCGCTGGACAGCGCGGTCGGCGTGGACCGGAGCACGAGACGGGCACCGCGCCCGCGCCCCGGCCCGGTGAAGGTGACCGGCCCGCAGGGGCAGACCCTCACCGGCGACCGGGAGTTGACCGATCCGCGCACCGGCCGCACGAGACGGGTCATGCACGGCGAGAGCGTGCTCGCCAGTGCGGCTTTCAGCCCGGACGGCCGCTGCCTCGCGATGAGCGACATCAACGGACGCGTGACGCTGTGGGACGGCGCAGGGACCCGTCTGCTGGCTGTGCTCGATCCCGGTGTGCCGTCCAGCGGGGCGGTGCCCGGCTGGCACGTACCGGCGCTCGCCTTCTCGGCCGACGGCAGCAGGCTCGCCGTGGGCGACAAGGGCGGCGGGCTACGGATGTGGGACACGGCGGACCCCGGAACGGCCGGCGCGGAGCTGCCTCCCGTGGACGGTCCCGTACTGGCACTGGCCTTCACCCCCGACGGCTCCGGGCTGCGGGTGACGACCCCGCACACGCCGTCGCGCACCGTGGAGCTGCGTCCGGTGCGAGTCGCCGCCGAGGTGTGCGCGCGGGCGGGCGGCGGACTGTCGCCCGCGCAGTGGCGGACCTACCTGCCGTCGGTGGCGTACCGGAAGACGTGCGGGGGACGCTGA